From the genome of Schaalia odontolytica:
GAAAAGCCCTACGCCTCGGGGCCACCATCCTCGTCCTGGGCACAATCCTCATCCTCGTCGGACCAGACCCCTCAGTCGTGCGCTCTGTCTGCGTCGCAGCCGTCGCCGCACTCGGACTTATTCTCGGACGCGAGGGCCAATCCATCGCCGCCCTCTGCGCCGTCGTCATCGCAACCCTCCTCATCGACCCCTGGTCATCCCGCTCCTACGGATTCGCCCTGTCGGCGCTCGCCGCGCTCGCGGTCGTCGGCCCCTCCGCGGCGCTAGTGCGGCGCTGTCGCCGGCGAATACGAGGGGACACGCGCGCGGGGAAGATGCTTCGCCGCCTCGTAGAGATGGTGTGCGTGCCCGCCTTCGCGGAGCTGGCGACCGCGCCGCTCATCGTGTCGCTCTCCGGAAACGTACCGGTGTGGGGGATCGCGGCCAACGTCATTGCCGAGCCCGCCGTTCCGGTCGCCACCGTCGCCGGGCTCGCGGGCGCTCTCATCTCCCCGCTGAGCATGCGCGTCGCCTCCGTATGTGCCGTCGTTGCTTCGTGGGCGACCGCATGGATCGCAGGGGCAGCGCGCATGTGCGCCTCCCTGCCCGGAACCGGGGTGCATGTGCCCGGTGGATCCTCGACAGTCTTGGGTGTGTACGCATGCTGCGGCGGCGGATGGGTTGCGTGGCGCGCGTGGAAGCGGTGGGGAGCCCCGATCGTCGATGAGCGGGGGCCATGAGTGGGGCAGACACCTACTGATGGTGCGTCGTCAAGCTCTCGTGACACCTGCCACGAGTAGTGTCCGCCCACGGCAAAGACGGACGCAAATGAGCTCGCTCGGTGGCAGACTTAGACAGTTACCGTTTCAGCGGAAAGGCAGGAAGACGTGGCAGCACGCGGTTCTCGCCCGGCGGCGCCAGCCCAGATCACGCTGGCACCCATCGTGTTGATCAAAGGCCCCGAGGGCCTTCTCGTCGACCGCGCCCTCGACCAGCTGCGCGCCCTCGCCCACGAGGCCGACCCCAACCTCGAGCGCACCGACATCAACGCGGCCACCTACCAGGCCGGACAGCTCGACGTCATCGCCTCGCCCTCACTCTTCGGCGAATCCCGCATGGTCATCATCCGGGACCTGGAAACGATGAGCGACGCCCTCGCCAACGATCTGATCACCTACGCCGGCGCGCCCGCCCCCGACGTGTGGATGTTCCTGGCACACCCCGGGGGCAACGCCCGCGGCAAGAAGGTCATTGACACGATCACCAAAGCCAAATGGCCCGTGATCCCCGCCGAACCGCTCAAGAACGACCGCGACAAGCTGGCGCTCATCGCCGCCGACGTGCGCGCCGCACGCCGGCAGATGGACACCGAGGCCCAGCAGGCCCTCGTGGACGCACTCGGCAACGACCCGCGTGCGATGGCCGGAGCCCTGGCCCAGCTGCTCTCCGACGTCAGTGGACGCATCACGCTGGAGGACGTGCGGCGCTACCAGGCCGGACGCGTCGAGGCAACGGGCTACGACGTCGCGGACGCGGCGGTTGCGGGCAACTCAGCGAAGGCCCTGACGCTCGCGCGTCACGCGTTCGCCACCGGCATTGCGCCCCAGCTTCTTGTCACCGCCCTGGCCATGAAGTTCCGCGCCATGGCGAAGGTCTCGATCGGCGGATCCGCATCCGCGCTCAAAATGGCCCCCTGGCAGGTGGACCGCGCCCGGCGGGAACTGCGCGGCTGGTCCGACGCCTCGCTGGCAGGAGCCTTCGGCGCTATCGCCACGGCAGACGCCGAAACAAAGGGCGCGTCGCGGGACCCGCAGCGCGCCATCGAAAAAGCACTTATCACCATCTGCAGGCTGCACGGGCGCTGAATACGCTCCCCGGCCTCGTCTATGAGAAGCCCGTAGGGAACGAAGAGGAGATACATGAAGACGATTCGAACGCTGGTGGGGAGGCTGCGCGAGTTCAGGAAACCCGCGATCCTGACCCCGCTGTTCATCATCGGTGAGGTCATCCTCGAGTGCCTGATCCCGCTGACAATGGTCACGCTGGTGGATGCACTCGACGGAGTGTCCCTGAGTCCCGTCATGCGCCTGGGCCTCATCCTCACGGGACTGGCCTTCGCGTCGCTCGCCTGCGGCATCCTGTCCGCGCGTTACGCCGCCACCGCCTCGGTGGGCCTGGCGAAAAATCTCCGTCAGGACCTCTTCTTCAAGGTCCAGGACTTCTCGTTTGCGGACATCGACCGCTTCTCCACGTCCTCGCTGGTCACGCGCATGACGACGGACGTCACGAACGTTCAGAACGCCTTCGGTATGCTCATCCGTATTGCGGTGCGCGTGCCCCTCATGATCGTGTTCTCGATCGTCATGGCGTGGCGCATTAACGTCCAGATGGCCCTCATCTTCCTCGGGATGGTTCCGGTTCTCGCCATCATCCTCGCGGCCATCGTGCTCATCGCCTTCCCGATCTTCCGTCGCATCTTCAAGAAGTACGATGCGCTGAACAACTCGGTGCAGGAGAATGTCGCTGCGATCCGTGTGGTCAAGTCTTTCGTCACCGAGGAACACGAGACCACGAAGTTCCGCGCCGCCTCGCAGGACGTGCGCAAGGACTTCACGAACGCCGAGAAGCTCATCGCGCTCAACAGCCCCGTCATGATGTTCTTCATCTTCGCTGCGATCGTCGCCGTCGACTATGTTGGCGCCTCGATCATCATCAACTCGGGAGCGACCGAGCTGACGAAGGGTGGACTGACCGCCCTCATCACCTACGGCATCCAGATTCTGACGCACATGCTGATGCTCGCCTTCATCTTCGTCATGACGACGATGGCCGCAGAGTCCGCGAACCGTATCGCCGAGGTCCTCAACCACGACCCGTCGCTCACCTCCCCGGCCAACGGCGCCACCGAGGTCCCGGACGGCTCCGTGGTCTTCGAGGGCGTGTCCTTCAAGTACTCCGAGAGCGCCGAAGAGAACGCGCTGTCTGACATCGACCTGCGCATAGAGTCGGGCTCTACGCTCGGCATCGTGGGTGGCACCGGCTCCTCCAAGACCTCGCTCATCCAGCTGATCTGCCGCCTCTACGACGTCTCCGAGGGGTCTGTGAAGGTCGGCGGTCGCGACGTGCGCGACTACGACCTGAGCGCCCTGCGTGACGCGGTTTCCGTCGTCCTGCAGAAGAACGTTCTCTTCTCCGGAACGATCAAGGAGAACATGCGCTGGGGCAACCCGGACGCGACCGACGAGCAGATTGAGCATGCGTGCAAGCTCGCGCAGGCCGACGAGTTCATCCAGCAGCTGCCCGGCGGCTACGACTACGTGATCTCCCGCGGCGGCACCAACGTGTCGGGTGGCCAGAAGCAGCGCCTGTGCATCGCCCGAGCGCTGCTGAAGAACCCGAAGATCCTCATCCTGGACGACTCCACCTCCGCCGTGGACACGAAGACCGATTCCCTGATCCGAAGCGCCTTCGAGACCGAGATCCCCGGTACGACGACGATCATCATCGCCCAGCGTCTGTCTTCGGTCAGCCACGCTGACCAGATCATCGTCCTCGACGACGGTCGCATCAAGGAACGCGGCACCCACGAGGAGCTGATGGCAGCGGGTGGAGAATACCGCGAGATCTACGACTCCCAGAATGCCGCGAGCGAAAGCGAGGTGGCCTGACATGGCACGCATGCATGGTCGTCCCGTTGACAGCGACGGCGAGAAGCTCGAGGGTATCGAGCGCCCCTTCGGCCGCCTCATGGCCTACGTGTTCCGCCACTACCCGGTGCGCATCAGCCTGACCGTCGTGTGCATCATTACGTCCGCCGTGGCCTCGGCGGTCGGCTCGATCTTCATGCAGCAGATCGTCGACAACGTCGTGACCCCAGGCCTGGAGAGCGGCTTCGACGCGGTGCGCGCCACCCTGGTGCGCCTCGTTGTCACGATGGGCATCATCTTCAGCGCCGGCGTTATCGGTAGCTTCATCTACACCCGCGCCATGGCGATCGTGACCCAGGGAACGCTCAAGCACATGCGAGACGACATGTTCGACTCCATGGAGCGCCTGCCCCTGCGATTCTTCGACACGCACCCGCACGGCGCGATCATGTCGACCTTCACCAACGACACGGACGCGATCCGTCAGCTGATCGGCCAGTCCATCCCGACGCTCATCCAGTCGGGCTTGACGATCATCGTCCTGATCGGCACGATGCTGTACTACTCCGTGTGGCTCTTCCTCGTTGTCCTCATCGTGGGCGCTCTCATGGCCTTCCTGACCGGAAAGCTCGGCGGGCTGTCAGGCCGCTTCATGAAGGCCCAGCAGGCTGCGCTGGCGGATGAAGAAGGCTTCATCGAAGAGATGATGGACGGGCAGAAGGTCGTCCAGGTCTTCAACCACGAGCAGGATGCCAAGGACGAGTTCGTCGAGTACAACCAGAAGCTCTTCGACTCCTCGCAGAAGGCGAATATCTACGGCAACGTGCTGATGCCTGCCCTGGGCAACATCGGCAACATCATGTACGTCGTTATCGCGATCGTCGGCGGCATCATGATTCTGGAGCAGACGCCGAATATTCACCTCTTTGGCGTCGACGTCATCACGGTTGGCGTGGTTGTGTCCTTCCTGGGCATGGTCCGTAACTTCTCGCAGACGATCGGCCAGATGTCGATGCAGGTCCCGATGATCGCCTTGGGTATGGCGGGCGCGGGCCGCGTGTTCGCCCTCATCGACCAGGAGCCCGAGGAGGACGAGGGCTACGTGACCCTCGTGCGTGCGCGCGAGCTGCCCGATGGCACTCTCGAGCCGACCGAGGAACGCACGGGAATCTGGGCGTGGCGCCACCCCCACAAGGCCGATGGCACCGTCACCTACACGCGACTGCGCGGTGAGCTCGTCATGGAGGACGTCGACTTCTCCTACGACGGCGAGAAGCAGATCCTGCACGACATCTCCCTGTGGGCCAAGCCCGGCCAGAAGATCGCCTTCGTGGGCGCCACGGGTGCCGGTAAGACGACGATCACCAACCTGATCAACCGCTTCTACGACATCGCTGACGGCAAGATCCGCTACGACGGCATCAACATCAACAAGATCCACAAGCCGGACCTGCGTCGCTCCCTCGGCGTTGTCCTGCAGGACGTCAAGCTGTTCACGGGCACGGTCATGGAGAACATCCGCTACGGCCGTCTGGACGCCACGGACGAGGAGTGCATCGCCGCTGCGAAGCTGGCCAACGCGGACTCCTTCATCCGGCGGCTGCCCGAGGGTTACGACACGATGCTGACCGGCAACGGCTCGAACCTCTCGCAGGGGCAAGCTCAGCTTCTGTCGATTGCGCGCGCCGCCGTGGCCGACCCGCCGGCGATGATCCTCGATGAGGCGACCTCCTCGATTGACACGCGTACCGAGGCCCTCGTGCAGCAGGGCATGGACAACCTCATGGAGGGGCGTACGGTCTTCGTGATCGCCCACCGCCTCTCGACGGTGCGCAACTCGGACGCGATCATGGTCCTGGACCACGGCCGCATCATCGAGCGCGGTAGCCACGACGACCTGATCGCCCAGAAGGGCGTGTACTACCAGCTCTACACGGGCGCCTTCGAGCTCGAGTAAGCGCTCAACGATCACGTTTGCCCCGGCCTCGTTTCGACGAGGTCGGGGCTTCGTTATGTGCGCCCGGCGCGGAGTGCGGGGGAGTGGTCAGGGTGGGTGTGCCGGCCACTCGCACGAAGCGCGCGGGGAGCGGGTATACGAAAGCGGGCCGCCCAGTGGGCGGCCCGCTTCACGTCAAACTATTGTTCGCGCTCAGTCACCGAGCGAGGCGACGCGACGAGCAAGCTTGGACTTGCGGTTCGCAGCCTGGTTCTTGTGGATGACGCCCTTGGAGACGGCGACGTCCAGCTTGCGCGAAGCAATGCGCAGTGCAGCGAGAGCCTTCTCCTTGTCGCCGGCCTCAACGGCCTCGCGGGTCTGACGGACCAGGGTCTTCAGCTCGGACTTCACGGACTGGTTACGAACGCGGCGCTTCTCGTTGGTCAGGATGCGCTTCTTCTGGGACTTAATGTTTGCCACAGTCGGATTTCTCCTTGATGTATGTCTGACAGGGTCGGTGAGGGCTGTGTCAAGACCGGGACTTAGGCGTGGGGACACCCGCAAACGGTCCTAACCAGACCCCCTGCCCGACCAGGCCGGGAGTCCAACGACCGATCATACCAGGGCGGGGCCTTTTCGTCATATCCCTAGGCGTTCTCGCGCCTCGTAAGGTCGGTCACGTGTTGGAGGTGTCAGTCGCCGTGCGTGCGGTAGTGCTCCTCGAGGGCATCGACGATCAGCTGCCAGGTTGCCTTGGGCAGGATCGAGCCTTCGCGGCGCACGTCGGTGGCCTTGACCCACAGGGCCCGGTCGAGGCGCACCTCGGAGGGGCGGCCCTTCGAGTCCCAGTCGCCCGCACCGATGTCGAGCCAGTAGCGTCCGGCGGCGGCCTCCTGGGCGGCGTCGCGCGTGTGGTCCTTGCTGGTTAGCTGCAGGAGGTACACGCCCTCGCCCTGTGCGCCGATGACGACGGCCGGGCGATCCTTGCCGACGGAGGCGTCCTCCTGGTAGGGCACCCAGGTCCACACGACCTCGCCGGGATCCGCGTCGCCGTCCATGACGGGCGTGTACGAGGCGTGGGCGAGTGCGTCGGCGATGCTCGCTTCTCGGATCGAGGTCTTAGGTCGATTCGAGGTCGCCGGATCCTCGTAGCGGTGCTGCGAGCCGGAATGCGCGGAAGAAGACGAGGACGAACGCGGCTTGGGAGTCGACTTCTTGGCCGACTGACGCTGTCCCGTCTTCGTGGTCGTGGTGTTCTTCTGCGCCTCCTCTGTGGCGCCGGAGATGACACCGATGAGGAAGTTGATGATGCCCCTGACGATTGAGTTCATGGGACCAGCATACGGCAGGCGTTGGGGAGCATGTTTTATCCACAGGGCCCTCCGAAGACCGCGAGTTATCCACAGGCTTCGTGATGGCGCGTGACAGTGCATAACAGGAGGTGTCACTCTGTCGTTGTTCGCAGGTGAACACGCAACAATAGAAAGGCGACGACGATGTTGACTGCAACGATGCACGGACCGATTGTTTCTCTGGATGCGCTGGCTGGGGGTGGCATGCCCGAGGGGAGCAATACGAGCGCGACGAGGGCGCGGTCCTCGCTCCATGAATCCGTGCGCTGCGGGGCCGCGGGCAAGGTGGAGAAGGCACTCGAGCATGGCTTGGAGGCCTATCGAGACGAGGGTGCGCCCGTCGAGCTGCGTCTCGAGGCTGCCAAGCTCTGCATCGACTGGTACGCAGCTCTCGGATCCTACGGACAGTGTCGGAAGCTGGCCGGTGAAGCTGCGCGTCTGGGGGAGCGATACCTGGAGCGCTGCCATCCGCTGATCCTGATGATGCGTAATTCGGAGGCCTACTGGCTCGCCATTCTCGGTCAGCACGATATGGCGATCCGCAAGTTCTCGGCACTCGTGGCAGACATGAAGCATTGCCAAGGTCTCGACCCTGATATCTCTATCGCCATCCGCAATAACTCCGCGATGCCGTGGAAGTACACGGGCAAATGGAAGAAAGCGGCGCGCGTGTACCGCGAGCTCCTGTCGGAGTTGGAGGAACAGCGCGAGGAGTCCGACATGACGCTGCTGACTGTGCGGGACAATCTCGCCGAGGTGCTCTCAGCTGATCGCTGCTACGACGAGGCCATTGCCCTCTACGAGCGCAACATGGACGCTCTGCTGACCGTCGCGGACCACGGTGACTGGCGTGTTCTGCGGCTGCGCAACGAGATCGCGCGCAACACCTGGATGGGCGGGGACCGGGACGCGGGCGAGGACCTCTGGACGGTTCTGGCCGAGGATTGCCGCAGGTACCTGGGGGATCGAGACCCAATGACCGCCCGCATCCGCACGATCCTGCTGACCCTCGCGACGCTGCGCGGAGATGAGGAGCGGGCGATGTCGATCGCCCGCAAGCTCCGAGATGACCACCCCGATGACTGGGAAGAGTGCGACTTCAGCGAGGCCGCGGCTCTCCTCGCCGAGTCGGAGTGTGGAAAGAGCGGAGGAAGGGAATAGGGAGGGGAACAAATGGTGTGAGGCGTGGCCACTGTGCGCGACTTCCCGCGCCTGAACTGGCACAAATGCCTACGACAATGGGACGATAAGGAGGTTAACGACTTCACGGAGGTTCACGTGCCCATCCCCACGCCCGAGCAGCAGGCGCAGATTCGCCCTGCCCATACCCCGCAGGGGCAGATCCGTAACTTCTGCATCATCGCCCATATCGATCATGGGAAGTCGACGCTCGCGGACCGCATGCTCCAGCTGACCGGCGTCGTCGAGGCGCGCGAGATGCGCGACCAGTACCTCGATCGTATGGATATCGAGCGTGAGCGCGGCATCACGATCAAGAGTCAGGCGGTGCGCATGCCGTGGGCACACGAGGGCACCCCCTACGCGCTCAACATGATCGACACGCCCGGTCACGTGGACTTTACGTACGAGGTCTCCCGTTCCCTGGCGGCGTGCGAGGGTGCGGTCCTCCTTATCGACGCTGCGCAGGGCATCGAGGCCCAGACGCTCGCGAACCTGTACCTGGCCCTCGAGAATGACCTCGCGATCATCCCGGTCCTCAACAAGATCGACCTGCCGGGCGCCCAGCCCGAGAAGTATGCGCACGAGGTCGCTCAGCTGATCGGCTGTGACGAGAGTGAGGTCCTGAAGGTCTCAGGCAAGACCGGCGAGGGCGTCGAGGACCTCCTCGACCGCATCGTCGAGGTCGTCCCCGCCCCCGAGGGAACCCCCGACGCCCCAACGCGCGCGATGATTTTCGACTCCGTGTACGACACGTACCGCGGCGTCGTCACCTACGTACGTGTCGTCGACGGTGTGCTCTCGACCCGTCAGCGCGTGCGCATGATGTCGACGGGCGCCACCCACGAGCTCCTCGAGCTTGGTGTTATCTCGCCCGAGCCGAAGCCTGAAGAGGGTATCGGTGCCGGCGAGGTCGGTTACCTGATCACGGGCGTGAAGGACGTGCGTCAGTCCCGTGTCGGCGACACCGTCACCAGTCAGGTGCGCGGAGCGACCGAGGCTCTTGAGGGCTACCGCGATCCGAACCCGATGGTCTTCTCCGGCATCTACCCGGTTGACGGATCGGACTTCCCGGACCTGCGCGACGCCCTCGAGCGCCTCCAGCTCAACGACGCGGCGCTCACCTTCGAGCCCGAGTCCTCTGCGGCCCTCGGCTTCGGCTTCCGCTGCGGCTTCCTCGGACTGCTCCACCTGGAGATCATCCGTGAGCGTCTGGAGCGCGAGTTCAACCTCGACCTCATCGCGACCGCCCCGAACGTCGTCTACCGCGTTGTGACGGAGGACGGCGCCGAGGTGCGCGTTGATAACCCGAGCGAGTTCCCCGAAGGAAAGATTTCCGAGGTGCGCGAGCCCGTCGTCAACGCGACGATCCTGACGCCCACCGAGTTCACGGGCACCATCATGGAGCTGTGCCAGGAGCGCCGCGGCTCGATGCAGGGCATGGACTACCTGAGCGAGGACCGCGTGGAGCTGCACTACCAGCTGCCCCTCGCCGAGATCGTCTTCGACTTCTTCGATCAGCTCAAGTCTCGCACGCGGGGCTACGCCTCCCTGGACTACCAGGAGAGCGGCGAGCAGAGCGCCGACCTCGTCAAGGTCGACATCCTGCTCAACGGTGACCGCGTCGATGCATTCAGCGCGATCGTTCACCGCGACGGCGCCTACAACTACGGCCAGCGCATGACGAAGCGCCTGAAGGAACTCATTCCCCGTCAGCAGTTCGAGATTCCGGTCCAGGCCGCTGTCGGCGCGCGCGTCATCGCCCGCGAGACCATTAAGGCCCTGCGTAAGGACATGCTCGCCAAGTGCTACGGCGGCGACATCAGCCGTAAGCGCAAGCTGCTCGAGAAGCAGAAGGAAGGCAAGAAGCGCATGAAGTCCATCGGCCGTGTCGACGTGCCGCAGGAAGCCTTCATCGCGGCTCTGACCTCCGACGTTCCGACGGGCAAGAAGTGAGCGGGGATCAGATGAACGAGGCCGTGGAGGGTCGCACTCCCGTCGGCCAGCGAGCGGATCGCCGTCCGGGCGAGGCCCCCGAGGGCACGGTCTTCATGAGCCGCACGAAGTCTTTCACGCGGCGTACGCGCGAGCTGCCCGCGAATCTCGTGCGCACGTGGGAGGCCCACGCGCATCGCTACGTGGTGGAGCCGCGTCGCGGTGTCGGCTACACGACGGTCGCGGAGGATTTCACGCTCGATTTGGCCGAGCTCTTTGGGCGCAGCGCACCCGTGACGCTCGAGATCGGCTCGGGAACGGGCGAACAGATCGTCGCCGCTGCTACCGCTCATCCTGAGCGCAACTTCCTGGCCCTCGAGGTCTGGGTTCCGGGTATCGCCAAGCTCGTCTCCAAGGCGGTCGAGGCTGGCGTGGACAACATTCGCGTCATCGAGGCCGACGCGGCCCAGGCGCTGCCGATCATGCTGGAGGACGCGTGCCTGGACGAGGTCTGGACGTTCTTCCCCGACCCGTGGCGTAAGGCTCGGCATCGCAAGCGTCGCCTCGTCTCCGATTCCTTCGCGCGTGAGGTCGCGCGCCTGCTGCGTGACGGGGGAGTGTGGCGCCTGGCTACCGACTGGGACGACTACGCCTGGCAGATGCGCGACGTTATCGAAGCCTGCGAACTCTTTGAGAACCCGCACGCGGGAGAGCATCCGGATCCGGAGGATCCGCAGCCGGAGCGCGGCGGATTCGCCCCGCGCTTTGAGGGGCGCGTTGTCACGCACTTTGAGACCCGAGGCATCGATGCGGGCCGCCATGCCCACGACATCGTCGGTATCCGCCGTCCCCGTGGCTGAATCCGCCATGAGGCCCGGCGCGACCTGTTCGCTGGCGGGAGGGTGCTCGTGAGCCCCGCGCAGCCAGACGGCCAGCGCTGGCCAGACGACGGCGCTCTGGACCCAGGCCTCGTTGAGGTGGAGGCCCAGCGTCCTCTCTCCCTGTATGTGCACGTGCCGTTTTGTCGCGTGCGCTGCGGGTATTGCGACTTCAACACGTACACGGTGGGCTTCGGCCCGGGCGCCCAGGTGGGAGACTATGCGCCGTCGGTCCTGGCCGAGGCCTCGCTGGCAGCCCGCGTCATGGCTGAGTCCGGGCTGCCCGCGCGCGAGGCTGAGACCGTTTTCTTTGGCGGAGGCACTCCGACGATGCTTGACACCGCCGAGCTCGCCGAGATCCTGACGGGCCTGCGTGAGCGCATCGGCATCGCGCCCGGTGCAGAGGTGACCCTTGAGGCTAATCCCGACACGGTGACGCGCGTGGGGCTGGTGCAGCTGGCCGACGCGGGTTTTACGCGTGTCTCTTTCGGCATGCAGTCTGCGGTCCCCGCGATCCTCAAGACTCTCGACCGCACCCATACTCCGGAGCGGGTGCCCCTCGTCGTCCAATGGGCGAAGGAAGCGGGCCTGTCGACGTCCGTTGACCTCATCTACGGCACGCCAGGGGAGAGCCTCGCCGACTGGGAGGCGTCTCTGCGCGCCGCCCTCTCCTACGAGACCGACCACATCAGCGCCTACGCCCTCGTCGTCGAGGAGGGAACCAAGATGGGCGGGCAGGTCGCCAGGGGAGAACTCCCGACCCCCGATCCGGACGACGAGGCCGCCAAGTACGAGCTTGCCGATGCGCTCCTCAGCGAGGCCGGGTACGCCTGGTACGAGATCTCTAATTTTGCCCGCGCGACCGACGCGGACCTGGCCTCGGGGCGCCCGTCCACGTTCTACGCGCACGCGTCGGCGCACAACCTTGCCTACTGGCGCGATTGGGACTGGTGGGGCCTGGGACCCGGCGCGCATTCCCACGTGGGGCGTATGCGCTGGTGGAACGTTAAGAACCCTGCCGCGTACGCTGCAAGGCTGCGCGATGGGCGTTCCCCTGCCTACGCGGGGGAGATCTTGGACGAGGACACGCGCGAGCTTGAACGCGTCATGCTGGGTGTGCGCACGTCCGAGGGGATCGAGCTGGCCGGCCTGCCGGGGACTCGGCAGGCGGACGAGGCCGGGGTAGCTCTGGGGGCTGGCGCGGTCTCGGGTGGGCGCGTTGCCGCGCTCATCGCGGACGGGCTGATCGATGCTGCCGCAGCCCTCAGGGGACGGGTGATTCTCACGCTGCGCGGCCGGCTGCTCGCCGACTATGTGACCCGCGAATTGATGGGGTATTGAGTCCTTTTTCGTGGCACTACTCCGTAATCTGCATGCGGTGGTAAACGATCGTTTTCTCTGCTAGTTGCCACAGTTCGCCTTGTAGTTATCTAGATACAAGTAAAACTGTGGATACTTTTATGAGGTATTCATAAGTGATTAGGTACTGTGAATGTGACAAGCTTGGATTACGTGGCAATACTGTTGACATCATGGTTGAAATGTGTTTGCCTAGGTATGTCATGTGAAGCCGTGCTGTCTGCTGGCCGTCTCCTTGAGAGGGCTTGTGGAGGGTCAGATACAAGGAAAAGTGTGGTATTGTGACTCTGCGATACGCTGTCATTGCTGACATCGTGGGCTCTCGTACGTTGACCAATCGTGCAGACGCTCAGAGAATCTTTGAAGCAGCCTTGGAGCGGGCCAGTGAGGGGCTGGCTCTCCTGCAGGCTCCGTACCCGACGGTGGGCGACGAGTTCCAGGCGGTTGCCTACACGCTCGAGGATGCTCTCCTCCTGACGCTGCGCGCGCAGCTTCTCCTTCCTCCGCAGCTCCAGCTGCGCTTCGGCATTGGTGCCGGTCGGATTGAGGAGTTTGCGTCGGGCGTGCATCGCCAGGCGCCGGCCCGTGGTCTCGGCGCAGAGTCGGCGGCTCTTCAGGATGGATCTGCGTGGTGGGCGGCCCGCGCCGCGATCAATCGCGCGCACGATGTGCAGGATTCCTCCAATCCGTTCATTCGCACGTGGTTCATGGCGCATGCGTCCGTCGAATCCGAGTTCTCCTCGCGCTGCCAGACCTGCATCAACGCCATGCTGAGCCTGCGCGATCATTCGATTCTCAAGCTGTCGGCGCGTCATCGTCGCATCACGGCCTCGCTGCTGCTGGGTAAGACGCAGGTGGAGATCGCCCGTGTCGAGAAGCTGTCGCAGCAGGCCATCTCCGACTTCGCCCGGGGCACGGGGGCGGGGCTCATTCAGTCTTCACTCATCATTGCGGAGGCCGCTCGTGCATGAAGTTCTTCTCCTGGGCATCGCCGCCTCGGAGCTGACCGTACTTCTCACCTCTGACCCGCGCCGCTGGTCGCGACGCCTGTCGCTCTTCCTGACGCTGCTCCTCGCAGTGATCTGCTACTCCTGGTTCATCCTGGGAGTGAGTGCCGTCGCAAACGCGATCGGCGCGACTCTCGCGGTCGTGTGGTTTGCGTGGGACCTCGTGGATCCGTCGGCGCGCGGCGTTCTCGCTCGCTGGGCGTTGGCATCCGTCGGCTTCGTCGCACTGCTAAGCCTGGATCCGTTGAACTTCCCCCTGCTGTCGCTGCGCTCAGGGCGCCCTATCGACCTGATCATCGCGGTTCTCTTCCTCGTGACGGGTCCTGTGAATCACCTGATTACAGCGATTCTGCAGTGCGCGCGCGGCCGCGCCTCCGAT
Proteins encoded in this window:
- the rpsT gene encoding 30S ribosomal protein S20, producing MANIKSQKKRILTNEKRRVRNQSVKSELKTLVRQTREAVEAGDKEKALAALRIASRKLDVAVSKGVIHKNQAANRKSKLARRVASLGD
- the holA gene encoding DNA polymerase III subunit delta, coding for MAARGSRPAAPAQITLAPIVLIKGPEGLLVDRALDQLRALAHEADPNLERTDINAATYQAGQLDVIASPSLFGESRMVIIRDLETMSDALANDLITYAGAPAPDVWMFLAHPGGNARGKKVIDTITKAKWPVIPAEPLKNDRDKLALIAADVRAARRQMDTEAQQALVDALGNDPRAMAGALAQLLSDVSGRITLEDVRRYQAGRVEATGYDVADAAVAGNSAKALTLARHAFATGIAPQLLVTALAMKFRAMAKVSIGGSASALKMAPWQVDRARRELRGWSDASLAGAFGAIATADAETKGASRDPQRAIEKALITICRLHGR
- a CDS encoding type II toxin-antitoxin system PemK/MazF family toxin — its product is MNSIVRGIINFLIGVISGATEEAQKNTTTTKTGQRQSAKKSTPKPRSSSSSSAHSGSQHRYEDPATSNRPKTSIREASIADALAHASYTPVMDGDADPGEVVWTWVPYQEDASVGKDRPAVVIGAQGEGVYLLQLTSKDHTRDAAQEAAAGRYWLDIGAGDWDSKGRPSEVRLDRALWVKATDVRREGSILPKATWQLIVDALEEHYRTHGD
- a CDS encoding ABC transporter ATP-binding protein, which gives rise to MHGRPVDSDGEKLEGIERPFGRLMAYVFRHYPVRISLTVVCIITSAVASAVGSIFMQQIVDNVVTPGLESGFDAVRATLVRLVVTMGIIFSAGVIGSFIYTRAMAIVTQGTLKHMRDDMFDSMERLPLRFFDTHPHGAIMSTFTNDTDAIRQLIGQSIPTLIQSGLTIIVLIGTMLYYSVWLFLVVLIVGALMAFLTGKLGGLSGRFMKAQQAALADEEGFIEEMMDGQKVVQVFNHEQDAKDEFVEYNQKLFDSSQKANIYGNVLMPALGNIGNIMYVVIAIVGGIMILEQTPNIHLFGVDVITVGVVVSFLGMVRNFSQTIGQMSMQVPMIALGMAGAGRVFALIDQEPEEDEGYVTLVRARELPDGTLEPTEERTGIWAWRHPHKADGTVTYTRLRGELVMEDVDFSYDGEKQILHDISLWAKPGQKIAFVGATGAGKTTITNLINRFYDIADGKIRYDGININKIHKPDLRRSLGVVLQDVKLFTGTVMENIRYGRLDATDEECIAAAKLANADSFIRRLPEGYDTMLTGNGSNLSQGQAQLLSIARAAVADPPAMILDEATSSIDTRTEALVQQGMDNLMEGRTVFVIAHRLSTVRNSDAIMVLDHGRIIERGSHDDLIAQKGVYYQLYTGAFELE
- a CDS encoding ABC transporter ATP-binding protein; this encodes MKTIRTLVGRLREFRKPAILTPLFIIGEVILECLIPLTMVTLVDALDGVSLSPVMRLGLILTGLAFASLACGILSARYAATASVGLAKNLRQDLFFKVQDFSFADIDRFSTSSLVTRMTTDVTNVQNAFGMLIRIAVRVPLMIVFSIVMAWRINVQMALIFLGMVPVLAIILAAIVLIAFPIFRRIFKKYDALNNSVQENVAAIRVVKSFVTEEHETTKFRAASQDVRKDFTNAEKLIALNSPVMMFFIFAAIVAVDYVGASIIINSGATELTKGGLTALITYGIQILTHMLMLAFIFVMTTMAAESANRIAEVLNHDPSLTSPANGATEVPDGSVVFEGVSFKYSESAEENALSDIDLRIESGSTLGIVGGTGSSKTSLIQLICRLYDVSEGSVKVGGRDVRDYDLSALRDAVSVVLQKNVLFSGTIKENMRWGNPDATDEQIEHACKLAQADEFIQQLPGGYDYVISRGGTNVSGGQKQRLCIARALLKNPKILILDDSTSAVDTKTDSLIRSAFETEIPGTTTIIIAQRLSSVSHADQIIVLDDGRIKERGTHEELMAAGGEYREIYDSQNAASESEVA